In Melanotaenia boesemani isolate fMelBoe1 chromosome 18, fMelBoe1.pri, whole genome shotgun sequence, the following proteins share a genomic window:
- the relch gene encoding RAB11-binding protein RELCH homolog isoform X9: protein MASVNPFNLSDSEEEAERRPNEKVDTERSPSDGAPGPPPGNPFSPPADVEPPTLLLSSNRTSPSGEGISLSAATISAMAGTAETRVSADVIAAQLLRDQYILTALEFHTELLEAGRELPRLRDYFSNPGNFERQSGTPPAKDQVLGPGGPLNRAGSISTLDSLDFARYSDDGNRESDERVAESELPSQERKNLKTSPEIQEPIRPLEKRALNFLVNEYLLKNEYKLSSITFSDENDDQDFELWDDVGLNIPKPPGLLQLYRNCGSTLSSPRDMVDVSVGVDFGDLPGNCIPQEPPKKPDLSQQQQTEVVQELEYQLSLLNSEKQSLAEQIKKLQSEIQTLKRSVSSPPPATLDLGSQNSPNPSSSSTSTACPTDHPSVPPTDNGQYLDIRGVSDAENDQGSPSAQNSSQPHLQSCGKIKSTPRVQFDQPNRKLSPAFQQALLSFCRMCSDSRLGAEVSRIADSEESVMLMLGRCLPHIVPNVLLAKREELIPLILCTACLHPEPKERDQLLHILFNLIKRPDDEQRQMILTGCVAFAKHVGPTRVEAELLPQCWEQINHKYPERRLLVAESCGALAPYLPKEIRSSLVLSMLQQMLAEDKADMVREAVVKSLGIIMGYIDDSDKYSQGFELMLLSLGDPSERVVNAVHQVFIPAFAAWATELGSLHTALIPSLLTRIEKLLMQGEHSLDEHKLHIFLSALQSLIPPLFAVVLQNAPFTSRARLQGEIPTIEVTRFPRPASPLQDVATIIGSREMLSALLLLYDHQLEHEGTTGWDSLLWVVNQFLPQLIEIVGRINVTSSTCVHEFSRFFWRFCRTFGKIFTNTKVKPQFQEILRLSEENVDASAGNGILTKATVPIYATGVLTCYNQEEDRKLLVGFLEDVMTTLSLSHAPLDSLKASFVELGANPVYHELLLTVLWYGVVHTSALVRCTAARMFELLVKGVNETLVAQRVVPALITLSSDPEISVRISTIPAFGTIMETVTQKELLERVKMQLASFLEDPQYQDQHSLHMEIIRTFGRVGPNAEPRFRDEFVLPHLHKLALANNSQAVENKRIDIATQLFEAYSALSCCFISEEVMVNHFLPGLRCLHADMEQLSPEHEVILSSMIKECEIKVENRGMSDAQGSISIASSLVGEDAKTKFLSKMGQLTTSGAMLANVFQRKK from the exons GTTGGAAGCCGGTAGAGAGCTTCCGCGGCTGAGGGATTATTTCTCTAACCCTGGCAACTTCGAGCGACAGAGCGGCACTCCACCTGCCAAAGACCAGGTACTTGGACCTGGAGGACCATTGA ATCGAGCAGGCAGCATTAGCACCTTGGACTCTCTGGACTTTGCACGTTACTCAGATGACGGCAACCGAGAGTCAGACGAACGGGTTGCAG AGAGCGAACTGCCCTCTCAGGAGAGAAAAAACCTCAAGACAAGTCCTGAAATTCAG GAGCCTATACGCCCACTGGAGAAAAGAGCCTTAAATTTTCTTgtgaatgaatatttattaaaaaatgaatacaaaCTCTCATCAATCACCTTCTCTGACGAAAATGATGATCAG gacTTTGAGTTGTGGGATGACGTCGGTCTCAATATCCCAAAGCCCCCCGGCCTGCTGCAACTCTACAGGAATTGTGGCAGCACCCTCTCCTCCCCGAGGGATATGGTGGATGTGTCAGTGGGGGTGGATTTCGGGGATCTTCCAGGAAACTGCATCCCTCAAGAGCCCCCAAAGAAGCCCGACTTGTCGCAACAG CAACAAACAGAAGTGGTACAAGAGTTGGAGTACCAGCTCAGCCTACTTAACAGTGAGAAGCAGAGCCTAGCTGAGCAGATCAAGAAACTACAGAG TGAGATTCAGACTCTTAAAAGGTCTGTCTCCTCCCCACCTCCTGCCACACTGGACCTGGGCTCCCAGAATTCCCCTAatccctcctcttcttccaccTCCACTGCTTGCCCCACCGACCATCCCTCTGTG CCTCCGACAGATAACGGCCAGTATCTCGACATCCGAGGGGTCTCAGACGCTGAAAATGACCAAGGTTCTCCCTCTGCTCAGAACTCATCACAGCCCCACCTACAGTCCTGTGGCAAAATCAAGAGTACGCCACGGGTCCAGTTCGATCAACCAAACAG GAAGTTATCTCCAGCCTTCCAACAAGCCTTGCTGTCCTTCTGCAGAATGTGTTCCGACAGCCGCCTTGGGGCAGAG GTGTCTCGTATAGCAGACAGCGAGGAGAGTGTGATGCTAATGCTGGGCCGCTGTCTCCCTCACATCGTCCCCAATGTCCTCCTTGCTAAACGAGAG GAGTTGATTCCACTCATCTTATGTACCGCATGCCTTCACCCAGAGCCTAAAGAAAGGGACCAGCTCCTCCACATCCTTTTTAACTTAATTAAGAGACCAGATGATGAGCAAAG acaaatgatCTTGACGGGCTGTGTTGCATTCGCAAAGCATGTGGGTCCGACTCGTGTCGAGGCCGAGCTCCTTCCTCAGTGCTGGGAACAG ATTAACCACAAATATCCAGAGAGAAGATTGCTGGTGGCTGAGTCCTGTGGAGCCTTAGCCCCTTACTTGCCT aAGGAGATTCGCAGCTCCCTGGTGTTGTCCATGTTGCAGCAGATGCTTGCTGAGGACAAAGCTGACATGGTCAGGGAAGCTGTAGTCAAGAGTCTGGGCATTATCATGGGTTATATTGATGACTCTGACAAGTACTCCCAG GGCTTTGAGTTAATGCTGCTGTCCCTTGGGGACCCATCAGAACGAGTGGTCAATGCTGTCCACCAGGTCTTCATCCCTGCCTTTGCTGCCTGGGCCACAGAACTGGGCAGCCTGCACACTGCACTCATCCCTTCTCTGCTGACTCGTATAGAAAAATTACTCATG caaGGAGAACACAGTCTGGATGAGCACAAGctacatatttttctgtcagCCCTTCAGTCTCTTATCCCTCCTCTGTTTGCTGTGGTGCTGCAGAACGCACCCTTCACCAGCAGAGCCAGACTCCAAGGAGAAATACCTACAATAGAGG TGACCCGATTCCCTAGGCCAGCTTCTCCCCTGCAGGATGTGGCCACCATCATCGGCAGCAGAGAGATGCTAAGTGCACTGCTGCTTCTCTATGACCACCAGCTAGAGCATGAAGGAACCACTGGCTGGGACAGCCTGCTATGGGTGGTCAACCAGTT CCTTCCCCAGCTCATAGAGATTGTGGGTCGCATCAATGTCACATCGTCCACATGTGTTCATGAGTTTTCTCGCTTCTTCTGGAGGTTCTGTCGCACCTTCGGCAAGATTTTCACCAACACTAAG GTGAAACCACAGTTCCAGGAGATTCTCCGTCTGTCTGAAGAAAATGTTG ATGCTTCAGCGGGGAACGGTATTCTGACCAAAGCCACCGTCCCCATCTACGCCACTGGAGTCCTGACATGTTATAACCAG GAGGAGGATCGCAAGCTGTTGGTGGGTTTCCTGGAGGATGTTATGACCACGCTGTCTCTGTCTCATGCACCACTCGACAGCCTGAAGGCCTCCTTTGTAGAGTTGGG tgCTAACCCAGTGTACCACgaactgctgctcactgttCTATGGTACGGTGTGGTCCATACATCTGCTCTGGTTCGGTGTACTGCAGCACGGATGTTTGAG CTGCTGGTGAAGGGGGTGAATGAGACGCTGGTAGCTCAGAGAGTGGTGCCGGCTCTCATCACACTGTCCTCCGACCCTGAAAT TTCAGTGAGGATCTCCACTATTCCTGCCTTTGGCACCATCATGGAGACTGTCACACAAAAAGAG cTATTAGAGCGTGTAAAAATGCAGCTGGCATCATTCCTGGAAGACCCTCAGTACCAAGATCAGCACTCTTTGCACATGGAGATCATCAGGACGTTTGGAAGGGTCGGACCTAACGCAGAGCCACGCTTCAGAGACGAAT TCGTGCTCCCACATCTTCACAAGCTGGCGCTGGCTAACAACAGCCAAGCAGTGGAAAACAAGAGGATTGACATCGCCACCCAGCTGTTCGAAGCCTACAGTgccctctcctgctgct TCATTTCTGAGGAGGTGATGGTCAATCATTTCCTGCCTGGCCTCAGGTGTCTGCACGCTGACATGGAGCAACTATCTCCGGAGCACGAG GTGATTCTCAGTTCCATGATCAAAGAGTGCGAAATCAAGGTGGAAAACAGAGGAATGTCAGACGCACAAGG aTCTATATCCATTGCGTCCAGTTTGGTGGGTGAGGATGCCAAGACCAAGTTCCTTAGCAAGATGGGTCAGCTGACCACTTCCGGCGCCATGTTGGCCAATGTCTTCCAGAGAAAGAAATAA
- the relch gene encoding RAB11-binding protein RELCH homolog isoform X5 — protein MASVNPFNLSDSEEEAERRPNEKVDTERSPSDGAPGPPPGNPFSPPADVEPPTLLLSSNRTSPSGEGISLSAATISAMAGTAETRVSADVIAAQLLRDQYILTALEFHTELLEAGRELPRLRDYFSNPGNFERQSGTPPAKDQVLGPGGPLNRAGSISTLDSLDFARYSDDGNRESDERVAVLEFELRKAKETIQALRANLTQAAESELPSQERKNLKTSPEIQEPIRPLEKRALNFLVNEYLLKNEYKLSSITFSDENDDQDFELWDDVGLNIPKPPGLLQLYRNCGSTLSSPRDMVDVSVGVDFGDLPGNCIPQEPPKKPDLSQQQQTEVVQELEYQLSLLNSEKQSLAEQIKKLQSEIQTLKRSVSSPPPATLDLGSQNSPNPSSSSTSTACPTDHPSVPPTDNGQYLDIRGVSDAENDQGSPSAQNSSQPHLQSCGKIKSTPRVQFDQPNRKLSPAFQQALLSFCRMCSDSRLGAEVSRIADSEESVMLMLGRCLPHIVPNVLLAKREELIPLILCTACLHPEPKERDQLLHILFNLIKRPDDEQRQMILTGCVAFAKHVGPTRVEAELLPQCWEQINHKYPERRLLVAESCGALAPYLPKEIRSSLVLSMLQQMLAEDKADMVREAVVKSLGIIMGYIDDSDKYSQGFELMLLSLGDPSERVVNAVHQVFIPAFAAWATELGSLHTALIPSLLTRIEKLLMQGEHSLDEHKLHIFLSALQSLIPPLFAVVLQNAPFTSRARLQGEIPTIEVTRFPRPASPLQDVATIIGSREMLSALLLLYDHQLEHEGTTGWDSLLWVVNQFLPQLIEIVGRINVTSSTCVHEFSRFFWRFCRTFGKIFTNTKVKPQFQEILRLSEENVDASAGNGILTKATVPIYATGVLTCYNQEEDRKLLVGFLEDVMTTLSLSHAPLDSLKASFVELGANPVYHELLLTVLWYGVVHTSALVRCTAARMFELLVKGVNETLVAQRVVPALITLSSDPEISVRISTIPAFGTIMETVTQKELLERVKMQLASFLEDPQYQDQHSLHMEIIRTFGRVGPNAEPRFRDEFVLPHLHKLALANNSQAVENKRIDIATQLFEAYSALSCCFISEEVMVNHFLPGLRCLHADMEQLSPEHEVILSSMIKECEIKVENRGMSDAQGSISIASSLVGEDAKTKFLSKMGQLTTSGAMLANVFQRKK, from the exons GTTGGAAGCCGGTAGAGAGCTTCCGCGGCTGAGGGATTATTTCTCTAACCCTGGCAACTTCGAGCGACAGAGCGGCACTCCACCTGCCAAAGACCAGGTACTTGGACCTGGAGGACCATTGA ATCGAGCAGGCAGCATTAGCACCTTGGACTCTCTGGACTTTGCACGTTACTCAGATGACGGCAACCGAGAGTCAGACGAACGGGTTGCAG TGCTGGAGTTTGAGCTACGGAAAGCAAAGGAGACCATTCAGGCTCTGCGCGCCAACTTGACTCAGGCAGCAG AGAGCGAACTGCCCTCTCAGGAGAGAAAAAACCTCAAGACAAGTCCTGAAATTCAG GAGCCTATACGCCCACTGGAGAAAAGAGCCTTAAATTTTCTTgtgaatgaatatttattaaaaaatgaatacaaaCTCTCATCAATCACCTTCTCTGACGAAAATGATGATCAG gacTTTGAGTTGTGGGATGACGTCGGTCTCAATATCCCAAAGCCCCCCGGCCTGCTGCAACTCTACAGGAATTGTGGCAGCACCCTCTCCTCCCCGAGGGATATGGTGGATGTGTCAGTGGGGGTGGATTTCGGGGATCTTCCAGGAAACTGCATCCCTCAAGAGCCCCCAAAGAAGCCCGACTTGTCGCAACAG CAACAAACAGAAGTGGTACAAGAGTTGGAGTACCAGCTCAGCCTACTTAACAGTGAGAAGCAGAGCCTAGCTGAGCAGATCAAGAAACTACAGAG TGAGATTCAGACTCTTAAAAGGTCTGTCTCCTCCCCACCTCCTGCCACACTGGACCTGGGCTCCCAGAATTCCCCTAatccctcctcttcttccaccTCCACTGCTTGCCCCACCGACCATCCCTCTGTG CCTCCGACAGATAACGGCCAGTATCTCGACATCCGAGGGGTCTCAGACGCTGAAAATGACCAAGGTTCTCCCTCTGCTCAGAACTCATCACAGCCCCACCTACAGTCCTGTGGCAAAATCAAGAGTACGCCACGGGTCCAGTTCGATCAACCAAACAG GAAGTTATCTCCAGCCTTCCAACAAGCCTTGCTGTCCTTCTGCAGAATGTGTTCCGACAGCCGCCTTGGGGCAGAG GTGTCTCGTATAGCAGACAGCGAGGAGAGTGTGATGCTAATGCTGGGCCGCTGTCTCCCTCACATCGTCCCCAATGTCCTCCTTGCTAAACGAGAG GAGTTGATTCCACTCATCTTATGTACCGCATGCCTTCACCCAGAGCCTAAAGAAAGGGACCAGCTCCTCCACATCCTTTTTAACTTAATTAAGAGACCAGATGATGAGCAAAG acaaatgatCTTGACGGGCTGTGTTGCATTCGCAAAGCATGTGGGTCCGACTCGTGTCGAGGCCGAGCTCCTTCCTCAGTGCTGGGAACAG ATTAACCACAAATATCCAGAGAGAAGATTGCTGGTGGCTGAGTCCTGTGGAGCCTTAGCCCCTTACTTGCCT aAGGAGATTCGCAGCTCCCTGGTGTTGTCCATGTTGCAGCAGATGCTTGCTGAGGACAAAGCTGACATGGTCAGGGAAGCTGTAGTCAAGAGTCTGGGCATTATCATGGGTTATATTGATGACTCTGACAAGTACTCCCAG GGCTTTGAGTTAATGCTGCTGTCCCTTGGGGACCCATCAGAACGAGTGGTCAATGCTGTCCACCAGGTCTTCATCCCTGCCTTTGCTGCCTGGGCCACAGAACTGGGCAGCCTGCACACTGCACTCATCCCTTCTCTGCTGACTCGTATAGAAAAATTACTCATG caaGGAGAACACAGTCTGGATGAGCACAAGctacatatttttctgtcagCCCTTCAGTCTCTTATCCCTCCTCTGTTTGCTGTGGTGCTGCAGAACGCACCCTTCACCAGCAGAGCCAGACTCCAAGGAGAAATACCTACAATAGAGG TGACCCGATTCCCTAGGCCAGCTTCTCCCCTGCAGGATGTGGCCACCATCATCGGCAGCAGAGAGATGCTAAGTGCACTGCTGCTTCTCTATGACCACCAGCTAGAGCATGAAGGAACCACTGGCTGGGACAGCCTGCTATGGGTGGTCAACCAGTT CCTTCCCCAGCTCATAGAGATTGTGGGTCGCATCAATGTCACATCGTCCACATGTGTTCATGAGTTTTCTCGCTTCTTCTGGAGGTTCTGTCGCACCTTCGGCAAGATTTTCACCAACACTAAG GTGAAACCACAGTTCCAGGAGATTCTCCGTCTGTCTGAAGAAAATGTTG ATGCTTCAGCGGGGAACGGTATTCTGACCAAAGCCACCGTCCCCATCTACGCCACTGGAGTCCTGACATGTTATAACCAG GAGGAGGATCGCAAGCTGTTGGTGGGTTTCCTGGAGGATGTTATGACCACGCTGTCTCTGTCTCATGCACCACTCGACAGCCTGAAGGCCTCCTTTGTAGAGTTGGG tgCTAACCCAGTGTACCACgaactgctgctcactgttCTATGGTACGGTGTGGTCCATACATCTGCTCTGGTTCGGTGTACTGCAGCACGGATGTTTGAG CTGCTGGTGAAGGGGGTGAATGAGACGCTGGTAGCTCAGAGAGTGGTGCCGGCTCTCATCACACTGTCCTCCGACCCTGAAAT TTCAGTGAGGATCTCCACTATTCCTGCCTTTGGCACCATCATGGAGACTGTCACACAAAAAGAG cTATTAGAGCGTGTAAAAATGCAGCTGGCATCATTCCTGGAAGACCCTCAGTACCAAGATCAGCACTCTTTGCACATGGAGATCATCAGGACGTTTGGAAGGGTCGGACCTAACGCAGAGCCACGCTTCAGAGACGAAT TCGTGCTCCCACATCTTCACAAGCTGGCGCTGGCTAACAACAGCCAAGCAGTGGAAAACAAGAGGATTGACATCGCCACCCAGCTGTTCGAAGCCTACAGTgccctctcctgctgct TCATTTCTGAGGAGGTGATGGTCAATCATTTCCTGCCTGGCCTCAGGTGTCTGCACGCTGACATGGAGCAACTATCTCCGGAGCACGAG GTGATTCTCAGTTCCATGATCAAAGAGTGCGAAATCAAGGTGGAAAACAGAGGAATGTCAGACGCACAAGG aTCTATATCCATTGCGTCCAGTTTGGTGGGTGAGGATGCCAAGACCAAGTTCCTTAGCAAGATGGGTCAGCTGACCACTTCCGGCGCCATGTTGGCCAATGTCTTCCAGAGAAAGAAATAA
- the relch gene encoding RAB11-binding protein RELCH homolog isoform X4 — protein MASVNPFNLSDSEEEAERRPNEKVDTERSPSDGAPGPPPGNPFSPPADVEPPTLLLSSNRTSPSGEGISLSAATISAMAGTAETRVSADVIAAQLLRDQYILTALEFHTELLEAGRELPRLRDYFSNPGNFERQSGTPPAKDQVLGPGGPLNRAGSISTLDSLDFARYSDDGNRESDERVAVLEFELRKAKETIQALRANLTQAAESELPSQERKNLKTSPEIQEPIRPLEKRALNFLVNEYLLKNEYKLSSITFSDENDDQDFELWDDVGLNIPKPPGLLQLYRNCGSTLSSPRDMVDVSVGVDFGDLPGNCIPQEPPKKPDLSQQQQTEVVQELEYQLSLLNSEKQSLAEQIKKLQSEIQTLKRSVSSPPPATLDLGSQNSPNPSSSSTSTACPTDHPSVPPTDNGQYLDIRGVSDAENDQGSPSAQNSSQPHLQSCGKIKSTPRVQFDQPNRKLSPAFQQALLSFCRMCSDSRLGAEVSRIADSEESVMLMLGRCLPHIVPNVLLAKREELIPLILCTACLHPEPKERDQLLHILFNLIKRPDDEQRQMILTGCVAFAKHVGPTRVEAELLPQCWEQINHKYPERRLLVAESCGALAPYLPKEIRSSLVLSMLQQMLAEDKADMVREAVVKSLGIIMGYIDDSDKYSQGFELMLLSLGDPSERVVNAVHQVFIPAFAAWATELGSLHTALIPSLLTRIEKLLMQQGEHSLDEHKLHIFLSALQSLIPPLFAVVLQNAPFTSRARLQGEIPTIEVTRFPRPASPLQDVATIIGSREMLSALLLLYDHQLEHEGTTGWDSLLWVVNQFLPQLIEIVGRINVTSSTCVHEFSRFFWRFCRTFGKIFTNTKVKPQFQEILRLSEENVDASAGNGILTKATVPIYATGVLTCYNQEEDRKLLVGFLEDVMTTLSLSHAPLDSLKASFVELGANPVYHELLLTVLWYGVVHTSALVRCTAARMFELLVKGVNETLVAQRVVPALITLSSDPEISVRISTIPAFGTIMETVTQKELLERVKMQLASFLEDPQYQDQHSLHMEIIRTFGRVGPNAEPRFRDEFVLPHLHKLALANNSQAVENKRIDIATQLFEAYSALSCCFISEEVMVNHFLPGLRCLHADMEQLSPEHEVILSSMIKECEIKVENRGMSDAQGSISIASSLVGEDAKTKFLSKMGQLTTSGAMLANVFQRKK, from the exons GTTGGAAGCCGGTAGAGAGCTTCCGCGGCTGAGGGATTATTTCTCTAACCCTGGCAACTTCGAGCGACAGAGCGGCACTCCACCTGCCAAAGACCAGGTACTTGGACCTGGAGGACCATTGA ATCGAGCAGGCAGCATTAGCACCTTGGACTCTCTGGACTTTGCACGTTACTCAGATGACGGCAACCGAGAGTCAGACGAACGGGTTGCAG TGCTGGAGTTTGAGCTACGGAAAGCAAAGGAGACCATTCAGGCTCTGCGCGCCAACTTGACTCAGGCAGCAG AGAGCGAACTGCCCTCTCAGGAGAGAAAAAACCTCAAGACAAGTCCTGAAATTCAG GAGCCTATACGCCCACTGGAGAAAAGAGCCTTAAATTTTCTTgtgaatgaatatttattaaaaaatgaatacaaaCTCTCATCAATCACCTTCTCTGACGAAAATGATGATCAG gacTTTGAGTTGTGGGATGACGTCGGTCTCAATATCCCAAAGCCCCCCGGCCTGCTGCAACTCTACAGGAATTGTGGCAGCACCCTCTCCTCCCCGAGGGATATGGTGGATGTGTCAGTGGGGGTGGATTTCGGGGATCTTCCAGGAAACTGCATCCCTCAAGAGCCCCCAAAGAAGCCCGACTTGTCGCAACAG CAACAAACAGAAGTGGTACAAGAGTTGGAGTACCAGCTCAGCCTACTTAACAGTGAGAAGCAGAGCCTAGCTGAGCAGATCAAGAAACTACAGAG TGAGATTCAGACTCTTAAAAGGTCTGTCTCCTCCCCACCTCCTGCCACACTGGACCTGGGCTCCCAGAATTCCCCTAatccctcctcttcttccaccTCCACTGCTTGCCCCACCGACCATCCCTCTGTG CCTCCGACAGATAACGGCCAGTATCTCGACATCCGAGGGGTCTCAGACGCTGAAAATGACCAAGGTTCTCCCTCTGCTCAGAACTCATCACAGCCCCACCTACAGTCCTGTGGCAAAATCAAGAGTACGCCACGGGTCCAGTTCGATCAACCAAACAG GAAGTTATCTCCAGCCTTCCAACAAGCCTTGCTGTCCTTCTGCAGAATGTGTTCCGACAGCCGCCTTGGGGCAGAG GTGTCTCGTATAGCAGACAGCGAGGAGAGTGTGATGCTAATGCTGGGCCGCTGTCTCCCTCACATCGTCCCCAATGTCCTCCTTGCTAAACGAGAG GAGTTGATTCCACTCATCTTATGTACCGCATGCCTTCACCCAGAGCCTAAAGAAAGGGACCAGCTCCTCCACATCCTTTTTAACTTAATTAAGAGACCAGATGATGAGCAAAG acaaatgatCTTGACGGGCTGTGTTGCATTCGCAAAGCATGTGGGTCCGACTCGTGTCGAGGCCGAGCTCCTTCCTCAGTGCTGGGAACAG ATTAACCACAAATATCCAGAGAGAAGATTGCTGGTGGCTGAGTCCTGTGGAGCCTTAGCCCCTTACTTGCCT aAGGAGATTCGCAGCTCCCTGGTGTTGTCCATGTTGCAGCAGATGCTTGCTGAGGACAAAGCTGACATGGTCAGGGAAGCTGTAGTCAAGAGTCTGGGCATTATCATGGGTTATATTGATGACTCTGACAAGTACTCCCAG GGCTTTGAGTTAATGCTGCTGTCCCTTGGGGACCCATCAGAACGAGTGGTCAATGCTGTCCACCAGGTCTTCATCCCTGCCTTTGCTGCCTGGGCCACAGAACTGGGCAGCCTGCACACTGCACTCATCCCTTCTCTGCTGACTCGTATAGAAAAATTACTCATG cagcaaGGAGAACACAGTCTGGATGAGCACAAGctacatatttttctgtcagCCCTTCAGTCTCTTATCCCTCCTCTGTTTGCTGTGGTGCTGCAGAACGCACCCTTCACCAGCAGAGCCAGACTCCAAGGAGAAATACCTACAATAGAGG TGACCCGATTCCCTAGGCCAGCTTCTCCCCTGCAGGATGTGGCCACCATCATCGGCAGCAGAGAGATGCTAAGTGCACTGCTGCTTCTCTATGACCACCAGCTAGAGCATGAAGGAACCACTGGCTGGGACAGCCTGCTATGGGTGGTCAACCAGTT CCTTCCCCAGCTCATAGAGATTGTGGGTCGCATCAATGTCACATCGTCCACATGTGTTCATGAGTTTTCTCGCTTCTTCTGGAGGTTCTGTCGCACCTTCGGCAAGATTTTCACCAACACTAAG GTGAAACCACAGTTCCAGGAGATTCTCCGTCTGTCTGAAGAAAATGTTG ATGCTTCAGCGGGGAACGGTATTCTGACCAAAGCCACCGTCCCCATCTACGCCACTGGAGTCCTGACATGTTATAACCAG GAGGAGGATCGCAAGCTGTTGGTGGGTTTCCTGGAGGATGTTATGACCACGCTGTCTCTGTCTCATGCACCACTCGACAGCCTGAAGGCCTCCTTTGTAGAGTTGGG tgCTAACCCAGTGTACCACgaactgctgctcactgttCTATGGTACGGTGTGGTCCATACATCTGCTCTGGTTCGGTGTACTGCAGCACGGATGTTTGAG CTGCTGGTGAAGGGGGTGAATGAGACGCTGGTAGCTCAGAGAGTGGTGCCGGCTCTCATCACACTGTCCTCCGACCCTGAAAT TTCAGTGAGGATCTCCACTATTCCTGCCTTTGGCACCATCATGGAGACTGTCACACAAAAAGAG cTATTAGAGCGTGTAAAAATGCAGCTGGCATCATTCCTGGAAGACCCTCAGTACCAAGATCAGCACTCTTTGCACATGGAGATCATCAGGACGTTTGGAAGGGTCGGACCTAACGCAGAGCCACGCTTCAGAGACGAAT TCGTGCTCCCACATCTTCACAAGCTGGCGCTGGCTAACAACAGCCAAGCAGTGGAAAACAAGAGGATTGACATCGCCACCCAGCTGTTCGAAGCCTACAGTgccctctcctgctgct TCATTTCTGAGGAGGTGATGGTCAATCATTTCCTGCCTGGCCTCAGGTGTCTGCACGCTGACATGGAGCAACTATCTCCGGAGCACGAG GTGATTCTCAGTTCCATGATCAAAGAGTGCGAAATCAAGGTGGAAAACAGAGGAATGTCAGACGCACAAGG aTCTATATCCATTGCGTCCAGTTTGGTGGGTGAGGATGCCAAGACCAAGTTCCTTAGCAAGATGGGTCAGCTGACCACTTCCGGCGCCATGTTGGCCAATGTCTTCCAGAGAAAGAAATAA